The segment GAGAGTCAGCAATCGCGTCAAAATCACCACGCCTGCACATGTCAGCGATGCCTTCGACAAAGGCGAGCCTTTTCTTGAGTGCAGACGGAGGAGCCATTTCCAAGACATCATAGGGGGTTTGATTGTTGGCTATATCCCTTTTCTGTGGTTGTATTCCCTCACGAGTACTGGACATGCGCGCGGTGGTACAGCTCGACAGTGGTGTCCCACATGCGTGGTCTCAATAACACTTGCGCTATGGAACACCTCCCGGACCCCCGGCGATACATTTGGTTCTTGCGTTGAGTCATTCTCGAAAGGCATCTCAATAGAATGACGGCGCTCTCTCGGAGACACCCGAAGGCGCTTTCATACTCATGGTCTCAGCCGGTGACAGAACCTCAATCAGGTCGTAGAGCCTCGAGCCCAATCCAAGCCGCTCAGCATACTCAACAACGATGTAGGGGTCTTTCATCGGACCGTGCAACCTCGCAAACGGATGTAGTGCATGACTTGGGTCAAGGTCTGCTCGTATGAATGGTGGAATGTTCCGCTCAATGAGACCCTCCTTCGCTATGAGGTCGAGAGCAGCAGTCTCTATGGCCACTATGTCGCGACTTGAGAGCACACCAATGTCGTTGATCACCACAGGCTGGCCAATACCCCAACAGTCGCAGTATGCGGTCATCTCTGTGAGAAAGCTGAGAAAGAAGACCTTGTTCTTGTCATAGCAGTCGAGAATCGCTTTGGCACCCTTTGCCATCAGCTCCTGAAACAGACTGAAGTTCTCCTTTCTGATTCTCAGGCATCCGACCCCTTCATCGGCTCTCACGCACTCCATGCACTGGTTGCACATATCAAAGCTGACTGTGAGTCTGTGGCTCTTCTCGTCGTACTTGATGCAGCGGTCTGGGCAAGACTGGACGAGCCGCTTGGCGTGTTCTGGAGTACACTTGTCCGAATCCCAGTACGGAATGCTCTCGTGGACCCGGTGGTACCTCTCCCAGCGCGACCGGGCGGAATAGCCTCCCAGTGAGATGTTCTTGATTGCGCCACCGAAGCCGCATGAGTTGTGACCTTTCACATGGGACAAGTCAACAAGCACGTCGGAGTCGTGTAGCACTCCTGCCATGTCGAGGGACTCTATGTTTCCAATCTTGACGGCGGTCTCATACGTGTAGCCATCCTTTATCCCCGTGGCAGGTACAAGTGGGCAACCGCATGTCTCCTCCGTGTAACCTCTGGATGCAGCATTGTAGACAGACGTGGCGGTGTCTGTGATGAAGGGATATGCGCCCTGGTTCTTTATCGCCTGCACGATGCGTCTGA is part of the Candidatus Thorarchaeota archaeon genome and harbors:
- a CDS encoding DUF362 domain-containing protein, which produces MTNRPSVYFGSVQHGNRGAFASFAAKVDEVFRRLDLSTIEKRDKVAVKMHLGNDDGYQTVPVFFVRRIVQAIKNQGAYPFITDTATSVYNAASRGYTEETCGCPLVPATGIKDGYTYETAVKIGNIESLDMAGVLHDSDVLVDLSHVKGHNSCGFGGAIKNISLGGYSARSRWERYHRVHESIPYWDSDKCTPEHAKRLVQSCPDRCIKYDEKSHRLTVSFDMCNQCMECVRADEGVGCLRIRKENFSLFQELMAKGAKAILDCYDKNKVFFLSFLTEMTAYCDCWGIGQPVVINDIGVLSSRDIVAIETAALDLIAKEGLIERNIPPFIRADLDPSHALHPFARLHGPMKDPYIVVEYAERLGLGSRLYDLIEVLSPAETMSMKAPSGVSERAPSFY